Sequence from the Pseudomonas sp. LS.1a genome:
AGCAAGTCCATCGATGAGTTCGCCGGTGAGCGCTTCGACTATGTGATTACGCTCTGCGACAAGGCGGCCCATGAGTGCCATGCGTTGCCTGCCTTCGGCGAGTTTCTGGCGTGGAACTTCGAAGACCCTGTCACCAGTGACCAACACGATGCCTTCCGACACACGCTTCACGAGATACATGAGCGCATCAAGATGTTCGTCCTGGTGAAAACCAAACACTGAGAATTGCTATGACTGACTCGCTGACCCCCACCAAGGTTTTCAAATGCCTCGCCGACGAGAACCGCATTCGGATGATGCTGCTGATCGCTCGCGAGGAAGAACTCTGCGTCTGTGAACTGACCTGCGCGCTGGAAGAAAGCCAGCCCAAGGTTTCCCGCCACCTGGCGCAACTGCGCACCTGTGACCTGCTGGAAGACCGCCGTCAGGGCCAGTGGGTTTATTACCGGCTGCATCCATCCCTTCCTGCCTGGGTACGTGAGGTCCTGGCGACGACGCTGGAAGCCAACCGCGAATGGCTAAGTACTAGCACCAAACGACTGGACACCATGGGTGACCGCCCTCAACGCGTCGCCTCCTGCTGCTGATCATTGCCGAGAAAAACCGATGAATGTTCTGTTCCTCTGCACCGCCAATAGCTGCCGCAGCATCCTCTCCGAGGCTGTTTTCAATCATCTGGCCCCGGCCGGCATGAAGGCCTACAGCGCCGGCAGCCA
This genomic interval carries:
- a CDS encoding arsenate reductase ArsC, which codes for MAGKIRVLFVCTANSARSQLAEALLRHTDPVRFEAFSAGTQPGEVDQRTYAALENLAIDTSALHSKSIDEFAGERFDYVITLCDKAAHECHALPAFGEFLAWNFEDPVTSDQHDAFRHTLHEIHERIKMFVLVKTKH
- a CDS encoding metalloregulator ArsR/SmtB family transcription factor, with the translated sequence MTDSLTPTKVFKCLADENRIRMMLLIAREEELCVCELTCALEESQPKVSRHLAQLRTCDLLEDRRQGQWVYYRLHPSLPAWVREVLATTLEANREWLSTSTKRLDTMGDRPQRVASCC